A window from Candidatus Epulonipiscium sp. encodes these proteins:
- the lysS gene encoding lysine--tRNA ligase has protein sequence MSEENQFHLESEEQDINELLKIRREKLKELQENNKDPFRIVKYEVVNHSSEIHNGFDEMEGQTVSVAGRMMSKRIMGKASFCDVQDREGRIQVYVRKDGIGEEDYADFKHFDLGDIIGVKGEVFKTRKGEISIKAEEVVLLSKSLQILPEKWHGLKDTDLRYRQRYLDLIVNPEVKDTFVKRSAIIKEIRKFLDDKGYIEVETPVLHTIPGGAAARPFVTHHNTLDMDMYMRIALELHLKRLIVGGMERVYEIGRVFRNEGMSIRHNPEFTLMELYEAYTDYHGMMDLTENLIRTVAKNVLGTTKVTYGEWEIELEKPFKRLTMLDAVKKYANVDFNEITTLEEARNIAKKHNIEFEERHKKGDILNFFFEEYAEKNLIQPTFIMDHPVEISPLAKRKPENPNYTERFELFITAREFANSFSELNDPIDQRSRFEYQEELRAAGDEEANMIDEDFITALEYGMPPTGGLGIGIDRLIMLLTNSYSIRDVLLFPTMKPRD, from the coding sequence ATGTCTGAGGAAAATCAATTCCACTTAGAATCAGAGGAACAAGATATTAATGAATTATTAAAAATTAGAAGAGAAAAGCTTAAAGAACTTCAGGAAAATAATAAGGACCCATTTAGGATAGTAAAATACGAGGTTGTAAATCATAGTAGTGAAATTCATAATGGATTTGATGAAATGGAAGGACAAACCGTTTCGGTTGCAGGCCGTATGATGTCTAAGAGAATCATGGGAAAGGCCTCCTTTTGTGATGTGCAGGATAGGGAGGGAAGGATTCAAGTATATGTTAGAAAAGATGGCATAGGAGAAGAAGACTATGCAGATTTTAAACATTTTGATTTAGGGGACATTATAGGTGTTAAGGGTGAAGTATTTAAGACCAGAAAAGGTGAGATTTCTATTAAGGCGGAGGAAGTAGTACTTCTTTCAAAAAGCCTTCAAATTTTACCGGAAAAGTGGCATGGTTTAAAAGATACGGATCTTCGTTATCGTCAAAGATATCTTGATTTAATCGTTAATCCGGAAGTTAAAGATACCTTTGTAAAAAGAAGTGCAATAATAAAAGAAATAAGAAAGTTCTTAGATGATAAGGGATATATAGAAGTGGAAACCCCAGTACTCCATACCATTCCTGGGGGTGCTGCTGCTAGACCTTTTGTTACACATCATAATACCCTAGACATGGATATGTATATGAGAATTGCCCTTGAACTCCATCTAAAAAGACTTATTGTTGGTGGGATGGAAAGGGTTTACGAAATAGGTAGGGTATTTAGAAATGAAGGGATGTCTATTAGACACAATCCTGAATTTACCCTTATGGAACTTTATGAGGCATATACAGATTATCACGGTATGATGGATTTAACCGAAAACTTAATTAGAACAGTGGCAAAGAATGTTTTGGGTACGACCAAGGTTACTTATGGAGAATGGGAAATAGAATTAGAAAAACCCTTTAAAAGACTCACTATGTTAGATGCTGTAAAAAAATATGCTAATGTAGATTTTAATGAAATAACTACTTTAGAAGAGGCAAGAAACATTGCAAAGAAACATAATATCGAATTTGAAGAACGCCATAAAAAGGGAGATATACTTAACTTTTTCTTTGAAGAGTATGCTGAGAAAAATTTAATTCAACCTACATTCATTATGGATCATCCTGTAGAAATTTCGCCATTGGCTAAGAGAAAACCTGAAAACCCTAACTATACAGAACGTTTTGAATTATTTATAACAGCTAGGGAATTCGCCAATTCATTTTCTGAGCTTAATGATCCGATTGATCAAAGAAGCAGGTTTGAGTATCAAGAAGAATTAAGGGCGGCAGGGGATGAAGAAGCCAATATGATAGATGAGGATTTTATAACTGCTCTAGAATATGGAATGCCTCCAACGGGAGGACTTGGAATAGGTATAGATAGGCTTATAATGCTTCTTACTAATTCTTATTCTATAAGAGATGTACTTCTATTCCCGACGATGAAACCAAGAGACTAA